The DNA region GTGCCATAGGAGGAGGTTATATTGTATTAACTAAAGTTGCAATGACTGGTATTGGTGTAACAGGTATACCAGGAACCGCAATTGTACAGCAGGGTTCTATAATTCACTATTTAATAGGTTTGGTTTTAGCTTTTGGAGGTGCATTTATCATTACATTTATTATTGGTATAAAAGAAGAAGCTGAGGATATAGAAGAAGTTGAAGATATTGAAAGTGATGAACAGGTTGAAGAATTAGATGATACAGAAATTCATGAAACAGATGCAAATATTCTTTCTAATTTAGCATCACCAAGCAATGGAAAAGCAATGTCACTTAAAAATGTGCCAGATAAAACTTTTTCTGAAGAACTATTGGGAAAAGGTATAGCAGTGGATCCGGAAGATGGGGTGGTAGTTTCACCGGTTGATGGAAATGTAACACTTGTGTTTGATACAAAACATGCTATTGCCATCAAAACAAGTGATGGAATTGAAGTGCTTATTCATATAGGTATTGATACTGTGAAAATGAACGGGGAAGGTTTTAATACATTTGTTAAAACTGGTGATGCTATTAAGAAAGGACAGAAATTAGTTGAATTTGATCTGAACTTAGTAAAAAAGGAAGCTGAATCTCCAATAATTATGGTTATTGTTACAAATTCAGATTCAATGAAGTTTGTTAAATCATTAAAATATGGTAAAGTAAAACAAGGTGATGAATTAGTGCGAATTGGATTAGATTAGACTAGAAAAAAGAGGATACAATCCTCTTTTTTAATATTGAATAGGCATAACAGTTAAATGAACTAAAAATAATTAAATTTTGATGGTGATAATAATGAATAATAATGAAGAGCTAATGAAATTAGCATATAGAGCAATTGCAAATGGAGAAGAAAAAGTTAATAGTGATTACTATAGGCTAAAATACCACTTAATGCCACCAGTAGGTTTTATGAATGATCCAAATGGATTTATTTATATAGATGGTGAGTATCATCTTTTTTATCAATTTAATCCTTTTTTCCCTGAAGGCAAAAAAGTATACTGGGGCCATATAAAGAGTACTGATTTGGTTAATTGGCAGCAGCTGCCTATAGCACTTTGTCCCAGTGAATGGTATGAAACTCATGGCTGCTATTCCGGCAGTGCCGTTAACTGTAATGGCATATTTACTGTAATGTATACTGGAAATGTTAAAGATGCTTCTAATAATAGAGAAACCTATCAGTGTATTGCACGGACTGAAGATGGTTTGAATTTTAATAAGCATAAAAATAATCCTGTCATATATAATCAACCAGATGGATATACAAGACATTTTAGAGACCCTAAGGTTTGGAAACATGACGGATTATGGTATATGGTAATAGGAACTCAAACTGTAGAAGAACAGGGTGCTGCATTATTGTATAGTTCACAGGATTTATTTAAATGGAAGATGATAGGTGAAGTTGCAGGAGCAAATATAGATGAATTGAATTTTTTAGGATACATGTGGGAATGTCCTAATTTATTAAATGTAGAGGGTAAGGATATATTGATTTTTTGTCCTCAGGGAGTTAAGAGGAAAGAGGATTTATATAATAACAGGCATCAATGTGGATATTTAATGGGAACTCTTGATTATAAAAGGGGAAAATTAAATTATGGAAGCTTTATGGAATTGGATAGAGGCTTTGAATTCTATGCTCCGCAAGTTACTGAAGATAGTAGAGGAAGACAGCTTTTAATAGGATGGATGGGATTGCCCGATGAAGAGGAAAGTCCTACAGTTAAAAATGGTTGGCTGCATTGTCTCACAATTGTAAGAGAACTTGGTATAAAAAATGATAAAATCATTCAAAAGCCAGTATCGGAAATGAAGCTTTTAAGAAAAAATGAGATAAAGTATAAAAATGTTGGAATAAAAAGTGATAAAGTTAAATTTCATAATATAAATGGTGATAGCTGCGAATTATTGTGTGATTTTTCATGGAATACTGTTTCAGAACTTGGAATAAAACTTAGATGTAATAAAGATTGCAGTGAAGAGACACTTATTTATTATGATGCGAAAAGTGAAAAATTAGTTTTAGATAGAGATAAAAGTGGATTAAGCTTAAAGGGAGTTAGAAAATGTAAGGTCAAAAATCATGGTAGTTTAAAGCTGCATATATTTATGGATACATCTTCTATTGAGGTTTTTGTAAATGGTGGAGAAGAAGTTTTTACAGCAAGAATATATCCACATAGAGACAGCAGAAATATCATTTTCTACTCAAAAGATGGCGATGTGAAGCTGGATGTCCAGTACTGGGAACTGTGATTAATTTTACAAGAAAATGTATATTTATCAAACTTAAAGAAGGATGTTTTAGAAGAAAAAATATATGAATGAAAAGCAATAACTGGATTAACAGGAGGGAATGAAATGAATAAGAAACCTATTATAGGTATATCGGGAAGTTTTAAATTGATCAAGGCGGAATGTTTCCAGGCTATAAAAGGGCTTATGTAAATGATGATTATGTAAGGTCTGTGGCTATGGCAGGGGGTATACCTTATATAATTCCCATTGTAAATGATGAGGAACTAGCTAAAGAACAAATGTCAAATGCAGATGCGTTAATTTTGTCCGGTGGTTATGATGTGAATCCATTAATTTATGGTGAAGAGCCAAAGCAAAAATTGGGGGCTATATTACCAGAGAGAGATGAATTTGATATATGGCTGTTAAAGGAGGCCTGTAAAATGAATAAACCTGTACTTGGGATATGCAGGGGAATTCAGCTTATGAATGCAGCCTTTGGAGGAACTATAAATCAGGATCTATCCTATGATGAAAATTGTTATATAAAGCATTTTCAAGAAAGCAGTCCTTCTACTGCGGGGCATACGGTGGAAATTGTGGAGGGAAGCAGATTGAACTCTATACTGGGCTCAAAAGTAACTACAAATAGTTTTCATCATCAAAGCTTGAATAGAGTGGCAGAAGGTTTTAAAATTGCAGCTAGGACAAAGGATGGTACTATTGAAGCCATAGAAAAGGAGGAAGAAAATTTTGTCATGGGAATTCAGTGGCATCCTGAAATGATGAGCAGCAGTTCTCCTGAAATGCTTAATATATTTAAAGAATTAATAAAAAATGTAAAGAAGGGTTAAATTAGCAGCCCTAGGGTAGCAGCAAAAAATCACTATGGGATTCATATGAATCCCATAGTGATTTTTTATTGGAAATTACCCCGAGGGTACTACCAAATGGACGTTGTCAATTAAACTATAAGGCCTTCAGAAAGAGCCTCATTGAGAGTTTTGCCTTCCTCCATTGCCAGAATAAGCTTAGCACCTTCCTTGGTATCGCCTATTAGATAACCACCTGCAAATACATCCTTTTTAAAGAATAGGGTTTTGATTTTTTCACTGTTATCATCTGCAACTTCCACTTTTTTGCCATCCTTTGGTGAAATCTCTCCAAGAGACAGTACGGAGGTATTTAATGCATTGAATATTACAGAAGAAACAAAGTCTTCAAATTTAACATCATCTCCAACAGCATTGGCACCAGCAGCTTTACCCATTTCTACTGCTGCATTCCAGTTACCATAAACTAAGCTGTTAAATTCGGCAACATCACCAGCGGCATATATATCCTTTTTATTTGTTTCCATTTTTTCATTTACCAAGATACCTCTATTAACAGTAATACCGGCATTTTCAGCAATTTCTTTGTTTGAAACTATTCCAACGGAGAAGAGAACTAAATCTGCATCTATAATTTTACCGCTTTTTAATTCTACACCAGTGACTTTTTCATTACCGTGTATTTTAATTGCACATTCGTCAAGCACTATATCTATACCTGATTTATCTGCAATTTGTTTAAATACTTTACCACCAGCTTCATCTAATTGTTTAGGTAAAAGTCTTGATATGCACTCTATAACGGATACTTTTATACCGTGCTTTTTCATTTCCCAAGCAGCTTCAAGTCCTAAAAGACCTCCACCTACTACTACTGCATTCTTTATTTTAGATAAATTATCTTTTATTTCAGAAGCATCATCTAAAGATTTTAGTGTGTAAACACCTTTCTTATCAATACCTTCTATGGATGGTGGAATAAAGTTTCTGCTTCCATTTGCCAGTATCAGCTTATCATAGGACTTTTCAGTATTATCCTGTAGAATTACCTTTTTTTCCTCTGATTTTATTTCTTTTATTGTTGTACCTAGAGTAAGTACTACATTATTTTCAGTATACCAGATCTCTGGCGCAACGTAGAGCTTATTATCCGGAAGATTTTCACTTAGATAATCTGAAAGTTCTGGTCTATAATAAGTTCTATATTTTTCCGAAGATACTATCTCAATATCAGCAGCTTTATTTCTATTTCTTATAGCTTCAGCAGCATAGAAGCCAGCAGCACCATTTCCTATTATAAGAAATTTTTCTTTTTTATCTGAAGCGAAGGTTACATCTTCCTGTTTTACCTCTATAAACTGATCTTCTCCAGCACCACATACAGGGCAGACTTTAGGAGGTTTATCTCCTTCAAATACTACTCCGCATACAAGGCATTTCCATTTCTTTGTGTTAGCCTTTTTTTTATTTTTCACACCCTTATTGAGATGCTCCTTTACTTTTTCTCCAAAGCTTTCACCAAGTTTATAGGCAGAAATAAAGTCTTCCTCAGAAGGTTTAAAGTTTACTTTTAGCCCTGGAGTGAGAACATCAAATCTCAATTCCTTAAGTCTTCTCTCTATATTTGGAACAGCTTCTCCACTCCAACCATAGGAACCAAAGGCAGCGGCAACTTTTCCGCCGTGAATTATTGGATTTAATATATTGAGAAGATCTAAAATTGGCTTAAGTGCGTCACTGTTAATGGTAGGTGAACCAAACAATACACCGGTGGCATCAGTTATTTTATCTATTACATCCTCCTGTTTATTGTATATTACATCTAGTAATTCCACATTAAAATCACCTGTGGACTGTATTCCTTCACTTATCTTTTCAGCTAAAGCTTTTGTATATCCGTAAGCAGAAACGTAGCTGATTACAATGTTTTTAGGATTTAATGTGTTTTCAGAAGCCCATTTTTTGTAGAGATCTATAACTTCCTTATGGTGTTTTCTTAAAATTGGTCCATGACCTGTGCAGATTGTATCGATAGGGAGATCTTTTATTTTTTCATAGGCTCTTAAAACATAAGGTTTAAAAGGCCCCATAATGCCATCAAAATAATACTTTAATGCCTCAAGATAATCATCATAATTTTCTATTTTATCATCAAACATTTCTTCAAAGCAGTAATGACATCCAAAGGAATCACAAGTCACTAAAAACTTATCCTCAGGTATATAAGTATATATGGAATCAGGCCAATGAAGCATAGGAGCTGAAATAAATTTAAGAGTTTTTCCACCTAAATCTAAGCTAGAACCATCTTTTACTTCAATATAATCAAAGTCATGATTTACAATGCCTTTTAAGAATTTTATGGCAGTAGAAGAACCAACTACCTTTGCATTCTTCGATATATCAAGGAGTTTTGCTACAGAGCCTGCATGATCCGGTTCTGTGTGGTCAACTATAATGTAGTCTATGCTTGTTATGTCAATATTTAAGGATTCTAATCTTTCAAGATATTCATCAAAAAACTTCTCTTTAACGGTTTCAAAGACAGCTGTTTTGTTTTTGCCTTTAACTATATAAGAATTATAGGTTGTTCCGAAAGGTGTATACATTATGATATCAAATATTCTAAGACCTGGATCTAGGGCACCTACCCAATAAATATCTTTCTTTACTTCTAGGGCTTTCATTATAATCACTCCTCATTTATAATATGTACTATTAACAAATAATAATTATTAAGTATTATTTTAATACATTATAATGATAATTGCAACACATTTAAGTAGTTTTTACTTCAAAATTACTTTATATTCATATAAACAGAGTTCTTGGCATCAGGTGGAGTCTTTGGTTATAACCTCTGATACTTAGAACTCGTTGTCCTTTAGGATAAGTCGTTATCCAGGGACGTAGCCACTCTTTATTCACACTTTACGAAAAGCGATGGGAGTATTAGAGTGGATAGCCATGGGATAAAAGTTTTAATATAAAGGAACCTGTTTCCTTGTATGATTCAAAATATACGTCGCATCTTTGACTTACTATTTATTTTCATATGTCTAACTATATGACATATGAATATGAAAAATATTATGTATGACAATATTTTATCAAAGAATAACATAGATAGTAAGTCATTAATGGATATATTTTGAAAAATATATAACTATATCTATGAAAATAAAAAAATAGACATGAAAACATTTCATATTGAAATATTCTCATGTCTATTTTAACCTAATGTGTGAAATTTTCCAATCCTCTATAGGTAAGAGATAGATATTACATTACGTAAAATATTCGATGTTCATGCAGATCACTATGGTACAGTATCTTCAGTGAAAAGGGATTTCAAGCCCGTGGAGAGTATAGATTAGGAACTCTTGAAAGCAGAAAACTCTTATTTCTTTAAGTTGGGTAGTTTACTCTTCATATATGAACAATTGCTGTAGACAAAAATTATTAAAGGCTTCTACGTCATTAGAGTGTTCCGGATTGTCAGTTTCTATAGATATAACCAAATCGTTTTCATTATCTTCAGAAGGACTCATGTGCATTTCTATATTAGAAGTTTTGGCATCAACTTCAGAAAAGTTATGATTGACAATTATTTTTACACCTAAATTATCGCTATCGTAACCATATAGATAATACTCAGATCTTTTGGTTATAATATAAAAATTATCGTTTATTTTATGAAGCACATTCATAATTCCCTGGATGACATGGTTTTCATCGGATTTGTCGATAATACCTACTAATTTTCTCGTACGTTGATTTACTTTTTCAAATTGATCTTGAATTGGTTTTATAAATAGTCTTTTCACTTTAACACACCTTCCTTTAATATAAAATATATTACAAACAAGTAAAATATATTATTAAAATGTTTACATTATAGTATTTCTACATATAAGTCTATATTCCTCCTAGAAGTAAGTAAAAATTAAAAATTTTTATATGCTTTTTTAGATTTTTATGTAAAGTACCTTTACATGTTTAGAATTTAATTTATAAACAAAATAGTATTGTTACTTAAGAGTATTACTCCATTTATTATAGATAGACTTTCTCTACAGTAAATTTATATTTTCCTAAATTGTTAATTAAACAGGTAATTAAATATTCATTTATTAATTAAATGTTTTTATTTTAATTATTTACTAATAAAAAAGCAAAATGGTAATACTGTTTAATTTAATCATATTGTTGACAATGTTAAATTTCTATTATAAAATTCAAATAAATGTAAACAAATAGGAATGATAGGAAACAATTTTGTAATAATTTCTTTAAAAACTATTTGTTTTGATGTAATACTAATTAATATATATATTGAGAGGGGTAATTAAATGAAAAGGAAAACTATTAGTGTAATTATAGCAGCTATTAGCGTGATGCTGCTTTTGGGTGCTTGCGGAAATTCTTCAGCATCAAAGCAGCCAGCTAAAGAAACAAAATTATCAAATACTACGGACAAATATATTACTGCTAAGGATGCAAGTAAAAGTCCAGTAAAAGATCGTCCAGATACCTTTATTGCTACAATACATTCACCAGGTGGAGTCTTCCTGCCTTATTTCTATGATAATGGATGGGATGGTAATGCTGTAGGACCTATTTTTTCATCTTTGGTAGCTGTTAATGAAAAAGGAAAGACAACTCCCGATTTAGCTGAAAGCTGGAATATATCTTCGGATAACTTAACCTATACCTATCATTTGAGAAAAAACTTAAAATTTAGTGATGGTTCACCAATAACTGCAGATGATGTTGCCTTCACTCTAACTCTTTTAGATGATCCCGCATATTCAGGATATGTGGATATTTCACAGTCGTATATAAAGGGTGCAGATGCATATAAAAATGGAAGTGCAGCTTCTATAGAGGGAATTAAAGTTATTGATCCATTGACAATTCAAATTACTACTGAAAAAATAAATCCTTTAAATTTGACCGTATTAGGAGGACAAGTATTATCAAAGGCCTATTATGGTAAAGAATACCAGAGAGGTAAACTTGATTACTTAAAGGCACTGTATGGAACACCAGTAGGTTCTGGACCTTATAAACTTGACAAATATGTACCAGGACAAGAAGTAAGGTATGTGGCTAATGAAAATTATTATGGTGGAAAACCTAATATTGAACATCTTATTTTTAAGGTTTCATCTACTACCACAGCACTTCAGACTTTTCAAACTGGCGAAATTGACTTAGATTCATTTGCTACTGATAAAGATACTATAGAACAATTACAGAGTTTGGGCTTTGCCAATATAAGAATACGTACAGTTCCTGATTATGGACTAATATACATGAATAGCAAGAAGTCATATTTGAAAGATAAAGCTGTAAGGCAAGCACTTATATATGGACTTGATCGTCAAAAAATTGTTGATGCTATGTATAGCGGCTATGGTGAAGTTGCAAATGTTATAGGAGCACCTACCTTATGGTCTTATACAGAGGATGGCATAAATAAGTATAAATTCGATCAGACTAAGGCTAAAAAATTATTGGATGATGCTGGTTGGAAAGTAGGTTCAGATGGTATTCGTGAAAAAGACGGTCAAAAGCTTAAACTTTCATATTTAACCAGTAAGAATACAGATAAGAATATACCAATAGCAAAAGAAAACTATAAGGCGCTTGGCATAGATTTTGAACCTGAAGTAATGGATTCTAATACTTTGATTGGAAAGTTAACTAAAGGTGACTATGATTTAGTTGGAGGCTTCCGCTCAAATGGTCTAGTGGATCCAAATGATGCAGTAGCAGAATTTGCGTCTGGTCAGTCAGCTAATGTAAATGTTTCTGGATACTCTAATCCTAAGGTAGATGAACTTATTAAAGAGGGAATCAGCACTTTAGATGAAAGTAAGAGAAAAGTAACTTACAAGAAGCTTTACCAAGAACTAAGCAATGACCCTCCTGTTATATTAATAGATTATAGAAAAGGAATATCAGCTTGGAACAGTAGAATACAGGGCTTAGAGAATAATGATTTTGCTGGAGTTGATTCAACTAACCTTTCAAAATTAAAAATTAAAAAATAAAAAAATTAGTTTAATAAAAAGGGCCGTTTCTAATGCATAATGCAATGCATTTTGAAACAGCCCTTTTTAGGAGGGTGTATATGAAAAAGTATGTTTTAAATAGATTTTTGCAGATGATTCCAACACTTATTGGAGTCTCTGTTATAATTTTTTATCTATTTGCCCTGATGCCAGGGGATTACATTGACGGAAACCGAAAAATAACTCCTCAAAGAGCTCATGAACTGAGAGTGTTATACGGACTTGATAAGCCCATAATACATAGATATTTTATCTGGCTTAATAATGCCATACATGGTAATTTTGGA from Clostridium pasteurianum BC1 includes:
- a CDS encoding glycoside hydrolase family 32 protein, producing the protein MNNNEELMKLAYRAIANGEEKVNSDYYRLKYHLMPPVGFMNDPNGFIYIDGEYHLFYQFNPFFPEGKKVYWGHIKSTDLVNWQQLPIALCPSEWYETHGCYSGSAVNCNGIFTVMYTGNVKDASNNRETYQCIARTEDGLNFNKHKNNPVIYNQPDGYTRHFRDPKVWKHDGLWYMVIGTQTVEEQGAALLYSSQDLFKWKMIGEVAGANIDELNFLGYMWECPNLLNVEGKDILIFCPQGVKRKEDLYNNRHQCGYLMGTLDYKRGKLNYGSFMELDRGFEFYAPQVTEDSRGRQLLIGWMGLPDEEESPTVKNGWLHCLTIVRELGIKNDKIIQKPVSEMKLLRKNEIKYKNVGIKSDKVKFHNINGDSCELLCDFSWNTVSELGIKLRCNKDCSEETLIYYDAKSEKLVLDRDKSGLSLKGVRKCKVKNHGSLKLHIFMDTSSIEVFVNGGEEVFTARIYPHRDSRNIIFYSKDGDVKLDVQYWEL
- a CDS encoding gamma-glutamyl-gamma-aminobutyrate hydrolase family protein — protein: MFPGYKRAYVNDDYVRSVAMAGGIPYIIPIVNDEELAKEQMSNADALILSGGYDVNPLIYGEEPKQKLGAILPERDEFDIWLLKEACKMNKPVLGICRGIQLMNAAFGGTINQDLSYDENCYIKHFQESSPSTAGHTVEIVEGSRLNSILGSKVTTNSFHHQSLNRVAEGFKIAARTKDGTIEAIEKEEENFVMGIQWHPEMMSSSSPEMLNIFKELIKNVKKG
- a CDS encoding FAD-dependent oxidoreductase, producing MKALEVKKDIYWVGALDPGLRIFDIIMYTPFGTTYNSYIVKGKNKTAVFETVKEKFFDEYLERLESLNIDITSIDYIIVDHTEPDHAGSVAKLLDISKNAKVVGSSTAIKFLKGIVNHDFDYIEVKDGSSLDLGGKTLKFISAPMLHWPDSIYTYIPEDKFLVTCDSFGCHYCFEEMFDDKIENYDDYLEALKYYFDGIMGPFKPYVLRAYEKIKDLPIDTICTGHGPILRKHHKEVIDLYKKWASENTLNPKNIVISYVSAYGYTKALAEKISEGIQSTGDFNVELLDVIYNKQEDVIDKITDATGVLFGSPTINSDALKPILDLLNILNPIIHGGKVAAAFGSYGWSGEAVPNIERRLKELRFDVLTPGLKVNFKPSEEDFISAYKLGESFGEKVKEHLNKGVKNKKKANTKKWKCLVCGVVFEGDKPPKVCPVCGAGEDQFIEVKQEDVTFASDKKEKFLIIGNGAAGFYAAEAIRNRNKAADIEIVSSEKYRTYYRPELSDYLSENLPDNKLYVAPEIWYTENNVVLTLGTTIKEIKSEEKKVILQDNTEKSYDKLILANGSRNFIPPSIEGIDKKGVYTLKSLDDASEIKDNLSKIKNAVVVGGGLLGLEAAWEMKKHGIKVSVIECISRLLPKQLDEAGGKVFKQIADKSGIDIVLDECAIKIHGNEKVTGVELKSGKIIDADLVLFSVGIVSNKEIAENAGITVNRGILVNEKMETNKKDIYAAGDVAEFNSLVYGNWNAAVEMGKAAGANAVGDDVKFEDFVSSVIFNALNTSVLSLGEISPKDGKKVEVADDNSEKIKTLFFKKDVFAGGYLIGDTKEGAKLILAMEEGKTLNEALSEGLIV
- a CDS encoding ABC transporter substrate-binding protein; translation: MKRKTISVIIAAISVMLLLGACGNSSASKQPAKETKLSNTTDKYITAKDASKSPVKDRPDTFIATIHSPGGVFLPYFYDNGWDGNAVGPIFSSLVAVNEKGKTTPDLAESWNISSDNLTYTYHLRKNLKFSDGSPITADDVAFTLTLLDDPAYSGYVDISQSYIKGADAYKNGSAASIEGIKVIDPLTIQITTEKINPLNLTVLGGQVLSKAYYGKEYQRGKLDYLKALYGTPVGSGPYKLDKYVPGQEVRYVANENYYGGKPNIEHLIFKVSSTTTALQTFQTGEIDLDSFATDKDTIEQLQSLGFANIRIRTVPDYGLIYMNSKKSYLKDKAVRQALIYGLDRQKIVDAMYSGYGEVANVIGAPTLWSYTEDGINKYKFDQTKAKKLLDDAGWKVGSDGIREKDGQKLKLSYLTSKNTDKNIPIAKENYKALGIDFEPEVMDSNTLIGKLTKGDYDLVGGFRSNGLVDPNDAVAEFASGQSANVNVSGYSNPKVDELIKEGISTLDESKRKVTYKKLYQELSNDPPVILIDYRKGISAWNSRIQGLENNDFAGVDSTNLSKLKIKK